A single Primulina eburnea isolate SZY01 chromosome 11, ASM2296580v1, whole genome shotgun sequence DNA region contains:
- the LOC140804713 gene encoding gibberellin 20 oxidase 2-like, giving the protein MESSASTLNLHPSSSHKANREKKGVLIFDTSIIEKQENFPAQFLWPHEDLAYVSQDELNEHPIDLKGFFNGDLEAISLAAKQVSVACLNHGFFQVINHGVGASAIRSAYEHMDAFFKLPLSKKLAQKKKPGDLCGYSGAHADRFSSKLPWKETFSFTYEHEHDQGLDVVDYIKSVMGEEFEDAGIVYQEYCEAMKNLSLVIFELLAISLGVDRFHFRRFFEDGVSIMRGNNYPPCKKAGLTFGTGPHFDPNSLTILHQDQVGGLEIYSDNKWRAIRPRPDAFVVNIGDTFVALSNGRYKSCLHRAVVNKDKTRRSLVFFVNPKEDKKVRPPKDLMRREETSKYPDFTWSDLRDFTQNHYRADTATLQNFVQWLHIHKPSKKTQP; this is encoded by the exons ATGGAATCAAGTGCTTCAACTCTCAATCTTCATCCCTCATCAAGCCACAAAGCCAACAGAGAGAAAAAAGGGGTTCTGATTTTTGACACATCCATTatagaaaaacaagaaaactTCCCTGCACAATTCCTTTGGCCACACGAGGACTTAGCCTATGTTTCACAAGATGAGCTTAATGAGCACCCTATAGATTTGAAGGGCTTCTTCAATGGTGATTTGGAAGCAATTAGTCTTGCTGCAAAACAAGTAAGCGTTGCTTGTTTAAACCATGGCTTCTTTCAAGTTATCAATCACGGTGTAGGTGCAAGTGCAATCCGCTCTGCTTACGAGCATATGGATGCCTTCTTCAAGCTCCCTTTGAGCAAGAAGCTTGCTCAGAAAAAAAAACCAGGCGATCTTTGCGGGTATTCTGGTGCTCACGCCGATCGTTTTTCGTCCAAATTGCCCTGGAAGGAGACATTCTCCTTCActtatgaacatgaacatgatcAAGGACTTGATGTGGTTGACTacatcaaatctgtcatggggGAAGAATTCGAAGATGCCGG GATTGTTTATCAAGAGTACTGTGAAGCGATGAAAAACTTGTCCCTCGTCATTTTCGAACTCTTGGCAATTAGCTTGGGAGTTGATCGGTTCCATTTTCGCCGGTTTTTCGAAGACGGTGTCTCGATCATGAGAGGAAATAACTATCCACCTTGCAAGAAAGCTGGCCTCACTTTTGGCACCGGACCGCATTTTGATCCCAATTCCTTAACCATACTTCACCAAGATCAAGTTGGAGGGCTCGAAATCTATTCGGACAACAAATGGCGAGCCATTCGCCCTCGTCCCGATGCCTTTGTTGTCAACATCGGTGACACATTTGTG GCTTTATCGAATGGGAGATACAAGAGTTGCCTTCACAGGGCAGTGGTGAACAAGGATAAAACAAGAAGATCGCTTGTATTCTTTGTGAACCCTAAAGAGGACAAAAAGGTGAGGCCCCCTAAGGATCTTATGCGCAGAGAAGAGACAAGCAAGTACCCAGATTTCACATGGTCGGATTTGAGAGACTTCACTCAGAACCACTACCGGGCAGATACTGCTACGCTACAAAACTTTGTCCAATGGCTTCATATTCACAAACCTTCAAAAAAAACACAACCTTAA